A single region of the Anguilla anguilla isolate fAngAng1 chromosome 17, fAngAng1.pri, whole genome shotgun sequence genome encodes:
- the LOC118217386 gene encoding SUMO-conjugating enzyme UBC9-B has translation MSGIALSRLAQERKAWRKDHPFGFVAVPTKNPDGTMNLMNWECAIPGKKGTPWEGGLFKLRMLFKDDYPSSPPKCKFEPPLFHPNVYPSGTVCLSILEEDKDWRPAITIKQILLGIQELLNEPNIQDPAQAEAYTIYCQNRVEYEKRVRAQAKKFSP, from the exons ATGTCTGGTATCGCCTTAAGCAGACTGGCGCAGGAGCGCAAGGCCTGGCGGAAAGACCACCCTTTC GGCTTTGTGGCCGTGCCGACCAAAAACCCCGACGGAACCATGAACCTGATGAACTGGGAGTGCGCCATTCCTGGAAAGAAAGGG ACCCCGTGGGAGGGCGGCCTGTTCAAGCTGCGGATGCTCTTTAAGGACGACTACCCTTCGTCTCCCCCCAAAT gtAAATTTGAGCCTCCGTTGTTCCACCCCAATGTTTACCCCTCTGGTACAGTGTGCCTCTCCATTTTAGAGGAGGACAAAGACTGGAGGCCAGCCATCACCATCAAGCAG ATCCTGTTAGGAATCCAAGAACTCCTGAACGAGCCCAACATCCAGGACCCAGCCCAGGCAGAGGCCTACACCATTTACTG CCAGAACAGAGTAGAATATGAAAAAAGGGTCCGAGCACAAGCCAAAAAATTCTCACCATAA